DNA from Archaeoglobus veneficus SNP6:
CCAGAGAGGATGACAAGCTTATCATAGAGTTCATGCCAGACCAGGACGGCCAGATAACGGCGGCAGATTGTGATATCAGGCTGCCGGTAACTGTCTATCCAGCTCGCTAATTTCTTCTTTTTTCTCAAGGAGGTCTAAGGATGCTCCAGGAGTTAGCCATGCTTAGGGTTATGGCCGGAACTAAGAGAGAGCGGAGAGTAGCCAAGGAGGGCAGCGAAGACATACCGATAGAGCTTAACATAGCTGCCGGAGGCTTCGAAGTAATTGATTACGAACAGCATGAGGTAGCTAAACGCTATCTTCCGTTGAATGAGATAATAACCATAAACGTCGGCAGCGTTCCGGTTAAGGTTCTCTACAATCAGAGTGAATACGATGCCGACTACGTGCCTGCCGGAGGAGTGATTAAACAGGAGCACAAGTCAGTTAGGAGCTTGAAGGTCGTCAATCTCGATTCTACGAATGCAGCTAAGGTGATTGTAAGGGCAAAGAAGAAGCCAATCACCACGAACGACGTTGTAAGGATGATGATACCATGAGACTGGCCGAAGCTGCCGTTTTGGCGTTAGCTATCGGAGGGGCTGCCTACGTTGTAGCTAAAAGTAGCGAAGGTAAATCAGGAGGTGGAGGTAGCCTCATTCCAATACCGATTGAAAAGCCGGTACCTATTCAGGTTCCAGGAATGCCGGCTTTAAACATTCAGTTCCCAAAAATTGAATTTCCTAAGTTCGAGATGCCGGCGATTAACATAACTCCAGAGGTCAGCTTTCCGACAACGCCGGAGAACTTCCAGTTAAGGGGAATACTCGATTATGTCAATTCTATCAGGCAGCAGTATGAGAATCAGATTAAGGAGCTACAGGATAAGATTGCTAAGGGGCCTAAGCTGACCACGAAAACTACGACGCTGCCAAATCCGACGGAGTACGTTAAGAAGTTCGGAGAGGGTTTCATAGGCCCGTTCATACCTAACTTTCCTCCGCCAGAGGAGGCCGGAAAGAGGACGGCGGAAGGCTTCATGAAGCTGCTCGATGTATTCAACGCCTGGCGGCCGACAGTGAGGATAGTAAAATCTCCAGAAGACCTGCATAACCATCCGGTTGATAAAGCAATTAAGAACGCTTTTCAGGGAGCTGCTAATTACGTCGGTAAGGCCTTTGACGGTTTTGTTAAGAGCTTCGGCAAGAAGAAGAGCAAACGAATCGAACCAAAGCCAAGTGAACTATTGTCAGTAAGGAAATTCGGAATTCCAGGAGTAGGAGGGAGGATATGATGGACGGTCTCGGCCTGGCAACGGACGCAACAACGTTAGGACTTCTCACATGGACGATTTACAAAATCGGAAGGCTCGAAGGTAAGGTTTGCATGATTCTGAGACAGCTTAACGGTGGTAGAAATGGCGGACTGGATTCAGGAGGCGATTGAAAGACCTGGGAGAGTCAGACGTTACGTTTCACGCTTATTTGGCAGTAAAGCTTTCACGAAGAAGGGAACGATTAAGCGTGAATACCTGTTGAAGGCGAAGAAGAAGGCCGAACAGGCCGGTAATACTTCGCTTGTTCATGCCATCAACATGGCCCTGACTCTCCGGAAGTTTAGGAGGAAGAAGGGTAGGAGGCGGAAGAAATGACGGAAGTTGATTTTATTCCTAAACAGTTTGTAGTAGTTTCGGAAACAGAACCATCACCGTTTGAAGGGCTGATTTGGTACAATCCGGCTACTAAACTCTGGAAAATGTATTCAGGCGGAGAATGGAAAATCCTGATTCCATTTTATACGGGAGATACTGAGCCGGCAGAGGCAACGGACGGAATGCTATGGTACGACAGCCTTAATGACGTGATGAATGTTTACGATGAGGCAGCGGCAACCTGGAACAGATTAGGCATTGATTGGGCTGATATCGTAAACAGACCGTCAGTATTTCCGCCAGATTATACGAATTATCCGCCAGATTGGTCTATAATCTCAAATATTCCCTCTCCGACGCCAATTGACCAAACAGCGAATAGAGCATTGAATACTGTCTATCAGAATACTTCTGGCAAACATTTGCTCGTCATCACAACAATAAGCTTCAATGTGGAATCCTCATCAGATTATGCTCAAGCAATTGGATATATATCTTCTGATAACGTAACCTATGTAGAAATGTCATTTGCGAGATTCGCGGACATTGACTATAACTCATACATTTGGACAGGAGGGGGAACTATTGTAATGGTTGTGCCGCCTAATTATTACTACAAAGTGGCAGCAGGTGCGTCTTATGGCTCTTCGGTTTCATTAAGAAAGTGGTGGGAGGTGGAACTATGGAAGTAGAGTTAAAAATCGGAAAAGGATATCTGGTAAAGGATGGAAAGGTCATAGAAAAGTTCCATCTGCCCAAAGGAGTCCACAAATTCCCGGATGATGTTGAAGTTATCGAATGCGAAGATATTGAAACGATACAGATAGAACACGAAACGCAAGAGCAGAAAATCCCGCCGAATCCTCCGTTAAGTGAACGAGTTGAGAAATTAGAACGAGAAATCTCGGAAATAAAACTAAAATTAAATCAAATCCTTTCAAAACAATGAACGTTAAGGTCTTCGACGACAGGCTCAGCTTAATCCATCTGCCGGCCGGCATCGCTGCCTATTTCTTTCCAGCTTTCTTTATCGTTTTTCTATTCTACGAGCTTATTGAGTTTTGCTTAAAGGCTGAAAAAAGAAAGGAGAAAGTCGAAAACTTCATAGGCGATTTGTTTGAGTTCTTTGCTGGAGTTTCGGCTGTTCATTTCTTCATGGTGGTATCGGGAATTTGTTAACTATTTCTTGGTATTTCTGAATAGCTCCTCTTTTCTTTGCCAGATAGTTGGCCGAACCGATGTTTTCAGGTGAACGGCCCTGTATGAAGTTTGCCACACCCTCAGGAATTCCGTTGTCCAGAATCATAAAGTTGTAATGCCAGTGTCTAATCGTAATAGCTGAAACTCTCTTATAGTTGATGTGGTGTCTGGCGACGTTGTAGGTGTAGCTTTCCGGAAATCTTTCAATCTCCTTAAGCATCTTTGCCGGAAACAGCATTATGAAGGCCTTCTTATTCCCTTCGATGAAAGTCTCCATGTCATAGGCTGCAACATCGCCGTAAACTCTAACATTGTCCGGATTCCATGTTTGAAGGGCCTCGAGGACATGGGCAAGCCTTAGGCC
Protein-coding regions in this window:
- a CDS encoding integrase yields the protein MVDAAIESGELQRGWNNWAKGLRNYMQFLFTKKRIDEKLYYEIIDAFAEIKPTGTRDIDLKDEEIKEAYKHFKEEGNKYDLILFKLLVFSGLRLAHVLEALQTWNPDNVRVYGDVAAYDMETFIEGNKKAFIMLFPAKMLKEIERFPESYTYNVARHHINYKRVSAITIRHWHYNFMILDNGIPEGVANFIQGRSPENIGSANYLAKKRGAIQKYQEIVNKFPIPP